From Desulfuromonas soudanensis, the proteins below share one genomic window:
- a CDS encoding class I SAM-dependent DNA methyltransferase, protein MTEMPRTDTAVVDFIHRWAASGAAERANYQLFLSEFCDLLEVPRPEPTRPDDRDNSYVFERSVTFRHGSGLTSNGRIDLYKHGCFVLEAKQGSDRPSGTEPLLIRENESDWLSGRRGTAVRGTKGWDVAMLKAKGQAEQYARALPVAEGWPPFLVIVDVGHAIELYSEFSCTGKSYLPFPDPRAHRILLADLVDPEIRTLLREVWTQPHGLDPAKRSAKATREIAAKLARLAKSLESSGQTPERVGNFLKRSLFTMFAEDVGLIPARSFTALLESLRGDIDNFPPLLESLWTTMRDGGFSPVLREKLLRFNGGLFAETEALPISDIQLNLLIDAAKADWRDVEPAIFGTLLERALDPTERHHLGAHYTPREYVERLVLPTVVEPLRADWDAVLAAGVTLDGQGDSAGAIVLVKAFHHKLCSLRILDPACGSGNFLYVTFEHLKRLEGEVLNALEGFGEDQTTLELAGLTVDPHQLLGIEVNPRAAAITDMVLWIGYLQWHFRTRGHVLPPEPVIKKFHNVECRDAVLAYDGVEPVVDGEGKAVSRWDGRTTKTHPVTGEQVPDESAQEAVLRYLNPRQAEWPQADFVVGNPPFIGASTMRQALGDGYVEALRSVWKEVPDSADFVMFWWHHAAALTRTGKVRRFGFITTNSITQTFNRKVVERHLVGAPLAGAHGQGGHPQGVPLQIAFAIPDHPWVDAADGAAVRIAMTVGRVVKDGEVGTLVTVTSERGGDGEGVAVELASHLGVLHADLTTGANVAASVQLSANADLCAMGIKLHGEGFLVTVEEAKRLGLGRIPNLEKHICPYRNGRDLAQSPRGLMVIDLFGLSVDEVRKFYPEVFQWVLERVKPERDQNNRASYKEKWWIFGEPRKDLRPALMGLDRYIATVRTAKHRIFQFLPPEVLSESKIVITASDEAFLLGVLSSKIHICWAIAAGGWLGIGNDATYNHTDCFNKFPFPAASDEQKQTIRALAEQLDAHRKRQQALHPDLTLTGMYNVLEKLREIEKCRGGIYDALGATETTPGTTETTPGAMNRAPTIILTAKEKTIHEQGLVAILKQLHDELDAAVFAAYGWPATLSDAEILEKVVALNRERAREEEQGLIRWLRPEYQQPHGAQVTIQDDLNLGETEATPLTIKAKLPWPKTLPEQVQAVRAALASAAAPITAETLARTFQRARADKVGELLETLAALGQVREVEPGSFVA, encoded by the coding sequence ATGACCGAGATGCCGCGCACCGACACCGCTGTCGTTGATTTTATCCACCGCTGGGCGGCCTCCGGCGCCGCCGAACGGGCCAACTATCAACTCTTCCTCTCCGAATTCTGCGATCTCCTCGAAGTTCCGCGCCCCGAACCCACCCGCCCCGACGACCGCGACAACAGCTATGTCTTCGAACGCAGCGTCACCTTCCGCCACGGGTCCGGCCTGACCAGCAACGGTCGCATCGATCTCTACAAACATGGCTGTTTCGTCCTCGAAGCCAAGCAGGGGAGCGATCGTCCCTCCGGGACGGAGCCGCTACTGATTCGCGAGAATGAAAGCGACTGGCTCTCCGGCCGGCGCGGCACCGCCGTGCGCGGCACCAAGGGGTGGGATGTGGCGATGCTCAAGGCCAAGGGGCAGGCCGAGCAATACGCCCGCGCCCTCCCCGTCGCCGAGGGGTGGCCGCCCTTTCTCGTCATCGTCGATGTCGGCCACGCCATCGAGCTCTACAGCGAATTCTCCTGCACCGGCAAGTCCTATCTCCCCTTCCCCGACCCGCGCGCGCACCGCATCCTCCTCGCCGATCTCGTCGATCCCGAGATTCGCACGCTGCTGCGTGAGGTCTGGACCCAGCCGCACGGCCTCGACCCGGCCAAGCGCAGCGCCAAGGCGACCCGCGAGATTGCCGCCAAACTCGCCCGCCTCGCCAAGTCGCTGGAGTCGTCGGGACAGACGCCGGAGCGGGTCGGCAACTTCCTCAAACGCAGCCTCTTCACCATGTTCGCCGAGGATGTCGGGCTGATTCCGGCCCGAAGCTTCACCGCCTTGCTGGAGAGTCTGCGCGGCGATATCGACAACTTCCCGCCGCTGCTGGAATCGCTGTGGACGACGATGCGCGACGGCGGCTTCTCGCCGGTGCTGCGTGAAAAGTTGCTGCGCTTCAATGGCGGCCTCTTTGCCGAGACCGAGGCGCTGCCGATCAGCGATATTCAGCTCAATCTTCTCATCGACGCCGCCAAGGCCGACTGGCGCGATGTCGAGCCGGCGATCTTCGGCACCCTGCTGGAGCGCGCCCTCGACCCCACCGAACGCCACCATCTCGGCGCCCATTACACGCCGCGCGAATACGTCGAGCGCTTGGTCCTGCCGACAGTGGTCGAACCGCTGCGCGCCGACTGGGATGCGGTGCTGGCTGCGGGCGTGACCCTCGATGGTCAGGGCGACAGCGCTGGCGCCATCGTTCTGGTCAAGGCCTTTCACCACAAGCTCTGTTCGTTGCGGATTCTCGATCCCGCCTGCGGCAGCGGCAACTTCCTTTACGTGACCTTCGAACATCTCAAGCGTCTGGAGGGAGAAGTTCTCAATGCCCTCGAAGGTTTCGGCGAAGACCAGACGACGCTGGAGCTCGCCGGCCTCACCGTCGATCCGCACCAGCTTCTCGGCATCGAAGTCAATCCCCGCGCCGCCGCCATCACCGACATGGTGTTGTGGATCGGCTATCTGCAATGGCATTTCCGCACCCGCGGCCATGTGCTGCCGCCGGAGCCGGTGATCAAGAAGTTCCACAACGTCGAGTGCCGCGACGCGGTGCTGGCTTATGACGGGGTGGAGCCGGTGGTCGATGGCGAGGGAAAGGCGGTCAGCCGTTGGGATGGACGGACGACGAAGACGCATCCGGTGACGGGGGAGCAGGTGCCGGATGAGAGCGCGCAGGAAGCGGTGCTGCGTTATCTGAATCCGCGTCAGGCAGAGTGGCCGCAAGCGGATTTTGTGGTTGGGAACCCGCCGTTTATCGGCGCTTCGACCATGCGACAGGCGCTCGGCGACGGTTACGTCGAGGCGCTGAGAAGCGTCTGGAAGGAAGTGCCGGACAGCGCCGACTTCGTCATGTTCTGGTGGCATCATGCCGCCGCGTTGACTCGCACCGGCAAGGTGCGGCGCTTCGGTTTCATCACCACCAATTCGATTACGCAGACATTCAATCGCAAGGTGGTCGAACGGCACCTTGTAGGGGCGCCCCTTGCGGGTGCCCATGGGCAAGGCGGGCACCCGCAAGGGGTGCCCCTACAAATCGCTTTTGCCATTCCTGATCATCCCTGGGTCGATGCTGCGGATGGCGCGGCGGTTAGGATTGCCATGACTGTCGGCCGAGTGGTGAAAGATGGAGAGGTGGGGACTCTGGTTACGGTGACCAGTGAGCGGGGAGGAGACGGGGAAGGCGTGGCCGTTGAGTTGGCTTCTCATCTTGGAGTGTTACACGCTGATTTGACGACGGGAGCAAACGTAGCCGCCTCGGTTCAACTTTCTGCAAATGCTGATCTATGTGCCATGGGCATAAAACTTCACGGCGAAGGTTTTCTGGTCACCGTCGAGGAAGCAAAACGGCTTGGCCTTGGACGAATCCCCAATTTGGAAAAACATATCTGCCCATACCGCAATGGTCGCGATCTCGCTCAGAGTCCACGAGGGCTCATGGTTATTGACCTGTTCGGGCTTAGCGTTGATGAGGTCCGCAAATTTTACCCAGAGGTATTCCAATGGGTTTTGGAGCGAGTCAAACCAGAGCGAGATCAAAACAATCGAGCCAGCTACAAAGAAAAGTGGTGGATCTTCGGTGAACCCAGGAAGGACCTTCGTCCTGCGTTAATGGGCCTAGACAGGTACATTGCAACCGTTCGAACGGCCAAACATCGTATATTTCAGTTCCTGCCACCCGAAGTCCTGTCCGAAAGCAAAATCGTCATCACGGCCAGTGACGAAGCTTTCTTGTTGGGTGTCCTTTCTTCAAAAATTCATATTTGTTGGGCTATTGCAGCAGGGGGGTGGCTCGGCATTGGAAATGACGCGACCTATAACCATACTGACTGCTTCAATAAATTCCCCTTCCCCGCCGCCAGCGACGAGCAGAAGCAAACCATCCGCGCCCTCGCTGAGCAGCTCGACGCCCACCGCAAGCGCCAGCAGGCGCTCCATCCCGACCTGACCCTGACCGGCATGTACAACGTGCTGGAGAAGTTGCGGGAGATCGAAAAATGTAGGGGCGGCATTTATGACGCCCTCGGCGCGACAGAAACGACACCGGGCACGACAGAAACGACACCGGGCGCGATGAATCGCGCCCCTACGATAATCTTGACCGCCAAAGAGAAAACGATCCACGAACAAGGGCTGGTCGCCATCCTCAAACAACTGCACGACGAACTCGACGCCGCCGTCTTTGCCGCCTACGGCTGGCCCGCCACCCTCAGCGACGCCGAAATCCTCGAAAAGGTCGTCGCCCTCAACCGCGAACGGGCCCGGGAAGAAGAGCAAGGCCTGATCCGCTGGCTGCGCCCCGAATACCAGCAGCCGCACGGCGCGCAGGTCACCATTCAGGACGACCTCAATCTCGGCGAAACCGAAGCCACCCCGCTCACAATCAAAGCCAAACTCCCCTGGCCGAAAACCCTCCCCGAGCAGGTGCAAGCCGTCCGCGCCGCCCTCGCCAGCGCCGCCGCCCCGATCACCGCCGAAACCCTCGCCCGCACCTTCCAGCGCGCCCGCGCTGACAAGGTTGGCGAGTTGCTCGAAACCCTGGCTGCGCTGGGGCAGGTGCGGGAAGTGGAACCGGGGAGTTTTGTGGCGTAG
- a CDS encoding chemotaxis protein CheW gives MGAAMESKGQARIEQYLSFNLGEGLFAVEVRRTKEILDYREPTKVPQTPDYMLGVINLRGAVVPVIDLRRKLGLPARDVSQATCIVVLEIARDEEVLTVGVVTDSVQEVLELGAEEIEPPPRIGSGLNIDYIRGMGKKGDNFIILLDANRIFSSDEIVLLQGDLDPAVLCA, from the coding sequence ATGGGAGCAGCTATGGAGAGCAAGGGGCAGGCCCGAATCGAACAGTACCTCTCCTTCAACCTCGGCGAGGGGCTTTTCGCCGTCGAAGTTCGCCGGACGAAGGAAATCCTCGACTATCGAGAACCGACCAAGGTTCCCCAGACGCCGGACTACATGCTCGGGGTCATCAACCTGCGCGGGGCCGTGGTTCCGGTCATCGACCTGCGGCGCAAACTGGGGCTCCCTGCCCGGGACGTATCGCAGGCGACCTGCATCGTCGTCCTGGAAATCGCCCGCGACGAGGAGGTGCTCACCGTCGGCGTGGTGACGGATTCGGTCCAGGAGGTGCTCGAACTCGGCGCCGAGGAGATCGAACCGCCGCCGCGCATCGGATCGGGGCTGAACATCGACTACATCCGCGGCATGGGGAAAAAGGGGGACAACTTCATCATTCTTCTCGATGCCAATCGCATCTTCAGCAGCGATGAAATCGTCCTGCTGCAGGGGGATCTCGATCCCGCCGTCCTTTGCGCCTGA
- a CDS encoding four helix bundle suffix domain-containing protein, with protein MKKTGNGKHENNGKAAMPSHDSHDSHDSHDSHNSQNPLGSQNPQPLILPPRGDYQTLLSYQKSEVVYQLTFRFCQSFLKKGDRTVDQMVQAARSGKQNIVEGSKAATTSKEMEIKLTNVARASLEELLEDYRDYLKVRDLPIWDKDSREAQYVRKLGRESDVSYEMYRTFVDTRPAEVVANIAICLIHQTNFLLDRQLKGLEKAFLQDGGLRERMTKARLQARDAQKNGRGKV; from the coding sequence ATGAAAAAGACAGGCAATGGGAAGCATGAAAATAATGGGAAAGCAGCGATGCCTTCCCATGACTCCCATGACTCCCATGACTCCCATGACTCCCATAACTCCCAGAATCCACTTGGCTCGCAAAATCCCCAGCCTCTGATCTTACCCCCAAGGGGCGACTACCAGACCCTGCTCTCTTACCAGAAGTCCGAGGTGGTCTACCAGCTCACCTTTCGGTTCTGCCAGAGCTTTCTCAAAAAGGGCGACCGCACCGTCGATCAAATGGTGCAGGCGGCGCGCTCGGGCAAGCAGAATATCGTCGAGGGAAGCAAGGCCGCGACCACCTCGAAGGAGATGGAGATCAAGCTGACCAACGTGGCGCGGGCGAGCCTCGAAGAGCTGCTGGAGGATTACCGCGATTATCTGAAAGTGCGCGACTTGCCGATCTGGGATAAAGACTCCAGGGAGGCGCAGTATGTGCGCAAGCTCGGTCGTGAGAGTGATGTGAGTTATGAGATGTATCGGACCTTTGTCGACACCCGCCCCGCCGAAGTGGTGGCCAATATCGCGATTTGCCTGATTCACCAGACCAATTTTCTGCTCGACCGGCAGTTGAAAGGGCTGGAGAAGGCCTTCTTGCAGGACGGCGGTCTGCGCGAGCGGATGACCAAGGCCCGCCTGCAGGCGCGGGATGCGCAGAAGAATGGGCGGGGGAAGGTATGA
- a CDS encoding putative bifunctional diguanylate cyclase/phosphodiesterase: MSRPSGHEKMSPAEALDERACTLLRDIFPAICSTVGKAFFAVLMNHLVDRLEARGAFVARSVAEKPGHYEIFVAAGQCPLPEEGTFGLSAQQQSLLFSRGSAPAELNLERTLAAAFQDPQLRSLLALPLAAADGSPLGIAVLFWPEADQETQLAAAVLLPLKERLGAELEREISAAALRDQVHFLQELIDAIPTPVFYKDQNLRYLGGNREFLGALGLKKEEILGKTVHDIAPADFADSYHATDRRLLGGQKLETYQGPMVYADRSRREVIFTKSVFLTPSKAIGGIVGTMLDVTLNKQLEEKAYRLANYDPLTGLPNRMNFLQKLDKILRLAAKEERPVAVLCLDLDKFKAVNDSFGFEACNTMLKIYAERLVAQARGRDIVARTGGDRFAMALYPIAHEEDAALVARRILQIIGEPILLEGGAIHGTGSIGISLYVRDGRDAGALLNCADSAMYQAKAHSKNSYQYFCREINAATQDQLALEAAMRRGIDEGEFSLHYQPLIDLFSGTVIGAEALLRWTRADGSSIPPDRFIPVAEENGLIHPLGQWALREACRQNRAWQEAGYPRIKMAVNISGFQLRRSDFVPLVGSILLETGLRPGDLELELTESSLMENSEVNVLRLHALKALGVSLSIDDFGTGYSSLSYLKRFPLDVLKIDRSFITDVPRGEHDRVITEAIIAMAHRLGLKVLAEGIETADQLLFLKRHRCAMGQGHFFSEPLPAGEFARFLGHHSRLCPRSSTSSGSYDYAPA; the protein is encoded by the coding sequence ATGAGCAGACCCTCCGGGCATGAGAAAATGAGTCCTGCCGAGGCGCTGGACGAACGGGCTTGCACCCTGCTCCGGGACATCTTTCCCGCGATCTGCTCGACCGTGGGGAAGGCCTTCTTCGCGGTGCTGATGAATCACCTCGTCGACCGCCTCGAGGCCCGGGGCGCCTTTGTCGCCCGCTCCGTTGCCGAAAAACCCGGCCACTACGAAATCTTTGTCGCGGCAGGCCAGTGCCCCCTCCCGGAAGAGGGGACCTTCGGGCTCTCCGCGCAGCAGCAGTCCCTCCTCTTTTCCCGGGGGTCGGCCCCAGCGGAGCTCAACCTGGAGAGGACCCTGGCGGCGGCGTTCCAGGACCCGCAGCTCCGATCCCTGCTCGCTCTCCCCCTCGCCGCGGCCGACGGCTCTCCCCTGGGGATAGCCGTTCTCTTCTGGCCGGAGGCCGACCAGGAGACACAGCTGGCCGCCGCGGTCCTCCTCCCGTTGAAGGAGCGCCTGGGCGCCGAACTGGAGAGGGAAATCTCGGCGGCAGCGCTGCGGGACCAGGTCCATTTCCTACAGGAACTGATCGACGCCATTCCGACACCGGTCTTTTACAAGGATCAGAACCTGCGCTACCTCGGCGGCAACCGCGAATTCCTCGGCGCCCTCGGATTGAAAAAGGAGGAGATCCTCGGCAAGACCGTGCACGACATCGCTCCGGCCGATTTTGCCGACAGCTATCACGCCACCGACCGGCGCCTTCTCGGTGGGCAAAAACTCGAGACCTACCAGGGACCGATGGTCTACGCCGACCGCAGCCGCCGCGAGGTGATCTTCACCAAGTCGGTCTTTTTGACCCCGTCAAAGGCCATCGGCGGCATCGTCGGCACCATGCTCGACGTGACCCTCAACAAGCAGCTCGAGGAGAAGGCTTACCGCCTGGCCAACTACGACCCTCTGACCGGTCTCCCCAACCGGATGAATTTTCTCCAGAAGCTCGACAAGATCCTGCGCCTGGCCGCCAAGGAGGAGCGCCCCGTCGCCGTTCTCTGCCTCGACCTCGACAAGTTCAAGGCGGTCAACGACTCCTTCGGCTTCGAAGCCTGCAACACCATGCTCAAGATCTACGCCGAACGCCTGGTCGCCCAGGCCCGGGGCCGGGACATCGTCGCCCGCACCGGAGGGGACCGGTTCGCCATGGCCCTCTACCCCATCGCCCACGAAGAGGATGCCGCCCTGGTGGCCCGCCGGATCCTACAGATCATCGGCGAGCCGATCCTCCTCGAGGGGGGGGCGATCCACGGCACCGGCAGCATCGGCATATCCCTATATGTCCGGGACGGCAGAGACGCCGGGGCCCTCCTCAACTGCGCCGATTCGGCCATGTACCAGGCCAAGGCCCACAGCAAAAACTCCTATCAGTACTTCTGCCGGGAGATCAACGCCGCCACCCAGGATCAGCTCGCCCTCGAAGCGGCCATGCGCCGCGGAATCGATGAGGGGGAATTCTCCCTGCACTACCAGCCCCTGATCGACCTGTTCTCGGGGACGGTGATCGGCGCCGAGGCCCTGTTGCGCTGGACACGCGCCGACGGCTCCTCCATCCCTCCGGACCGGTTCATCCCCGTCGCCGAGGAAAACGGCCTGATCCACCCCCTCGGCCAGTGGGCCCTGCGGGAAGCCTGCCGCCAGAACCGCGCCTGGCAGGAGGCCGGGTACCCCCGCATTAAAATGGCCGTCAACATCTCCGGATTCCAGCTGCGCCGAAGCGACTTCGTCCCCCTGGTGGGGAGCATCCTCCTCGAAACCGGCCTCCGCCCCGGCGACCTCGAGCTCGAACTCACCGAATCGTCGCTGATGGAAAATTCCGAAGTGAACGTGTTGCGGCTCCACGCCCTCAAGGCCCTCGGGGTGTCCCTCTCCATCGACGACTTCGGCACCGGCTATTCCTCCCTGAGCTATCTCAAGCGTTTCCCCCTCGACGTTCTCAAGATCGACCGCTCCTTCATCACCGACGTCCCCCGCGGCGAGCATGACCGGGTCATCACCGAAGCGATCATCGCCATGGCCCACCGTCTCGGCCTCAAGGTCCTCGCCGAAGGGATCGAAACCGCCGACCAGCTCCTCTTCCTGAAACGACACCGTTGCGCCATGGGACAGGGGCATTTTTTCAGCGAACCCCTCCCCGCCGGCGAATTCGCCCGATTTCTCGGCCACCACAGCCGCCTCTGCCCCAGGAGTTCGACCTCCTCCGGCTCCTACGACTATGCACCGGCCTGA